One region of Parambassis ranga chromosome 12, fParRan2.1, whole genome shotgun sequence genomic DNA includes:
- the gdnfa gene encoding glial cell line-derived neurotrophic factor produces MKLWDVLATCLLLLTSVATRPLYQNTQPAKRTYFPRSYSDSLPLSVEDEEPSSQREDHNLQEISMEDQYDIAPPYPDQFDDVMDFIEATIGRLRRSSETSGSSKGRKTERQKGAANTGGARGERRGHGDRRRGRGRGGSRGGKGGRKEKGKEAIWVQSRGCLLKEVHLNVTDLGLGYQTEEELLFRYCSGTCIEAETNYDKILNNLTHNKKLDKDTPSRTCCRPIEFDDPLSFLDKENKMYHILTKHSASKCGCI; encoded by the exons ATGAAGTTATGGGATGTTCTGGCCACGTGTTTGTTGCTCCTGACTTCTGTCGCTACAAGGCCTCTCTACCAAAACACTCAGCCCGCCAAGAGGACTTATTTCCCCAGAAGCTACAGTGATTCTCTGCCCCTGTCTGTGGAGGACGAAGAGCCATCGTCCCAACGTGAAGACCACAACCTGCAGGAGATCTCCATGGAGGATCAGT ACGACATTGCACCTCCCTATCCAGATCAGTTTGATGATGTAATGGATTTTATTGAGGCTACCATCGGTAGACTCCGGAGATCATCAGAAACAAGTGGGAGCTCTAagggaagaaagacagaaagacagaagggAGCAGCAAACACAGGAGGCGCGAGAGGCGAGAGGAGAGGGCACGGCGACAGGAGGCGGGGTCGAGGTCGAGGTGGAAGTCGTGGAGGTAAAGGAGGACGAAAGGAGAAGGGGAAGGAGGCGATATGGGTACAGAGTCGAGGTTGTTTGCTAAAGGAGGTCCATCTCAATGTGACGGATTTGGGGCTGGGATaccagactgaggaggagctgctctTCCGATACTGCAGTGGCACCTGCATTGAGGCGGAGACCAACTATGACAAGATCCTGAACAACCTCACTCACAATAAAAAGCTGGACAAGGACACACCCTCTCGCACCTGCTGTCGACCCATTGAATTTGACGATCCTTTATCTTTTTTGGACAAAGAGAACAAAATGTATCACATACTGACGAAACATTCAGCCAGTAAGTGTGGCTGTATCTGA
- the opn4xa gene encoding opsin 4xa isoform X1, which translates to MDVDTGFYRQVDVYDHAHYIVAFFVLVIGAVGVTGNALVMYAFFCNKKLRTPPNFFIMNLAVSDFLMAITQSPIFFVNSLYKGWIFGETGCKIYAFCGALFGITSMINLLAISVDRYIVITKPLQAIQWTSTRRTCLIIALVWLYSLAWSLAPLLGWSSYIPEGLMTSCTWDYVTSTPANKSYTLMLCCFVFFIPLGIISYCYLCMFLAIRHTSRDVEKLGSQVRKSTLMQQQSIKTEWKLAKIAFVVIIVFVLSWSPYACVTLIAWAGYASILNPYSKAVPAVIAKASAIYNPFIYAIIHSKYRDTLAENVPCLHFLSQAPKRDCMSASHSDSSFRDSVLSRQSSVSKTKFHRVSSMSTTETQVWSDVELDPIDQSHGFKSSSSLGALKDKEYESLTKQMRGNRSPSQEQIAIPGHSSLNRCDCNLLPGSAKCVMPLACRRRERENLGCWNKVKNEENEQKKEFECEEAETRQEEKNMTQLLTQLDSQENDVCAHVHAIIRTNSSDDRLDFGYCEDKQTTQSRQKELLLDLQTLDCSAQLCKRFSLSAPES; encoded by the exons ATGGATGTGGATACCGGATTCTACCGGCAGGTGGACGTCTACGACCATGCGCACTACATCGTTGCCTTCTTTGTGCTGGTGATTGGAGCGGTGGGGGTCACTGGGAATGCCTTGGTCATGTACGCCTTCTTCTG TAACAAGAAACTACGGACCCCTCCCAACTTTTTCATCATGAACCTGGCAGTCAGTGACTTCCTGATGGCCATCACACAATCACCCATCTTCTTTGTTAACTCACTTTACAAGGGTTGGATTTTTGGTGAAACAG GCTGTAAAATATATGCCTTCTGCGGGGCTTTATTTGGAATAACCTCAATGATAAACCTCCTGGCCATCTCTGTAGACCGCTACATTGTCATCACTAAACCTCTGCAGGCCATTCAATGGACATCCACAAGACGCACGTGCCTCATTATTGCTCTGGTCTGGCTGTATTCACTAGCCTGGAGCCTTGCACCACTTTTGGGTTGGA GTTCGTACATACCGGAGGGCCTGATGACCTCCTGCACGTGGGACTATGTGACGTCTACTCCAGCCAACAAAAGTTACACTTTGATGCTGTGCTGCTTTGTATTCTTCATCCCTCTTGGCATTATATCCTACTGTTATCTGTGCATGTTCCTGGCAATTCGGCATACAAGCAG AGATGTGGAGAAGTTGGGGTCTCAGGTGAGGAAGTCAACTCTGATGCAACAGCAGTCCATCAAGACCGAATGGAAGCTGGCCAAGATAGCCTTTGTGGTTATCATAGTCTTTGTGCTTTCCTGGTCTCCCTATGCATGTGTCACCCTCATCGCCTGGGCTGG ATATGCAAGCATCCTCAATCCCTATTCCAAAGCCGTCCCTGCTGTTATAGCCAAAGCGTCGGCCATCTACAACCCTTTTATCTATGCCATCATTCACTCCAAATACAG GGATACTCTGGCAGAAAACGTCCCCTGCCTGCACTTCTTATCCCAGGCACCCAAGAGGGACTGCATGTCAGCGTCACACAGCGACTCCTCCTTCAGGGACTCTGTGCTGAGCAGGCAGTCCTCAGTCTCCAAAACAAAGTTCCACAGAGTTTCCTCCATGTCTACAACAGAAACA CAGGTTTGGAGCGATGTGGAGCTGGATCCCATTGACCAGAGCCATGGTTTCAAGTCCAGCTCCTCCTTGGGTGCTCTAAAGGACAAAGAGTATGAGTCATTGACCAAACAGATGAGGGGAAATAGAAGCCCGAGCCAGGAACAG ATTGCCATCCCAGGGCACAGTTCACTGAACAGATGTGACTGCAATCTATTGCCTGGGTCTGCCAAATGTGTAATGCCCTTGGcatgcaggaggagagagagggaaaatcTTGGTTGTTGGAACAAAGTGAAGAATGAGGAGAATGAGCAAAAGAAAGAGTTTGAATGTGAAGAGGCAGAGACACGGCAAGAAGAGAAGAATATGACACAGCTCCTCACCCAGCTAGACTCTCAGGAAAatgatgtgtgtgcacatgtccaCGCAATCATCAGAACAAACTCATCCGATGACCGATTGGATTTCGGTTATTGTGAAGACAAACAAACTACACAAAGCAGACAGAAAGAACTGCTGCTCGATTTACAGACTCTTGACTGCTCTGCTCAACTGTGCAAacgtttctctctctcagcaccaGAAAGCTAA
- the opn4xa gene encoding opsin 4xa isoform X2 → MDVDTGFYRQVDVYDHAHYIVAFFVLVIGAVGVTGNALVMYAFFCNKKLRTPPNFFIMNLAVSDFLMAITQSPIFFVNSLYKGWIFGETGCKIYAFCGALFGITSMINLLAISVDRYIVITKPLQAIQWTSTRRTCLIIALVWLYSLAWSLAPLLGWSSYIPEGLMTSCTWDYVTSTPANKSYTLMLCCFVFFIPLGIISYCYLCMFLAIRHTSRDVEKLGSQVRKSTLMQQQSIKTEWKLAKIAFVVIIVFVLSWSPYACVTLIAWAGYASILNPYSKAVPAVIAKASAIYNPFIYAIIHSKYRDTLAENVPCLHFLSQAPKRDCMSASHSDSSFRDSVLSRQSSVSKTKFHRVSSMSTTETQVWSDVELDPIDQSHGFKSSSSLGALKDKEYESLTKQMRGNRSPSQEQVRLPSQGTVH, encoded by the exons ATGGATGTGGATACCGGATTCTACCGGCAGGTGGACGTCTACGACCATGCGCACTACATCGTTGCCTTCTTTGTGCTGGTGATTGGAGCGGTGGGGGTCACTGGGAATGCCTTGGTCATGTACGCCTTCTTCTG TAACAAGAAACTACGGACCCCTCCCAACTTTTTCATCATGAACCTGGCAGTCAGTGACTTCCTGATGGCCATCACACAATCACCCATCTTCTTTGTTAACTCACTTTACAAGGGTTGGATTTTTGGTGAAACAG GCTGTAAAATATATGCCTTCTGCGGGGCTTTATTTGGAATAACCTCAATGATAAACCTCCTGGCCATCTCTGTAGACCGCTACATTGTCATCACTAAACCTCTGCAGGCCATTCAATGGACATCCACAAGACGCACGTGCCTCATTATTGCTCTGGTCTGGCTGTATTCACTAGCCTGGAGCCTTGCACCACTTTTGGGTTGGA GTTCGTACATACCGGAGGGCCTGATGACCTCCTGCACGTGGGACTATGTGACGTCTACTCCAGCCAACAAAAGTTACACTTTGATGCTGTGCTGCTTTGTATTCTTCATCCCTCTTGGCATTATATCCTACTGTTATCTGTGCATGTTCCTGGCAATTCGGCATACAAGCAG AGATGTGGAGAAGTTGGGGTCTCAGGTGAGGAAGTCAACTCTGATGCAACAGCAGTCCATCAAGACCGAATGGAAGCTGGCCAAGATAGCCTTTGTGGTTATCATAGTCTTTGTGCTTTCCTGGTCTCCCTATGCATGTGTCACCCTCATCGCCTGGGCTGG ATATGCAAGCATCCTCAATCCCTATTCCAAAGCCGTCCCTGCTGTTATAGCCAAAGCGTCGGCCATCTACAACCCTTTTATCTATGCCATCATTCACTCCAAATACAG GGATACTCTGGCAGAAAACGTCCCCTGCCTGCACTTCTTATCCCAGGCACCCAAGAGGGACTGCATGTCAGCGTCACACAGCGACTCCTCCTTCAGGGACTCTGTGCTGAGCAGGCAGTCCTCAGTCTCCAAAACAAAGTTCCACAGAGTTTCCTCCATGTCTACAACAGAAACA CAGGTTTGGAGCGATGTGGAGCTGGATCCCATTGACCAGAGCCATGGTTTCAAGTCCAGCTCCTCCTTGGGTGCTCTAAAGGACAAAGAGTATGAGTCATTGACCAAACAGATGAGGGGAAATAGAAGCCCGAGCCAGGAACAGGTAAG ATTGCCATCCCAGGGCACAGTTCACTGA